The Burkholderia cepacia ATCC 25416 genome includes a window with the following:
- a CDS encoding class I SAM-dependent methyltransferase: MIWPNAWRVSALFVREWVGRPAAVGALCPSSRQLAREMADAVPDGDGLVVELGGGTGAITAALLERGVAPRRLVVVERSPAFVQHLRRRFPGISIVSGDARQLERLLPPDARVDAIVSCLPLRTLPRQDVTAIVGQCHRVLSADGVMIQFTYDLRPPGRHPLGDPAFVARGSRIVWANIPPARIVTVRNIAAEHAE, from the coding sequence ATGATCTGGCCGAACGCGTGGCGTGTCTCGGCACTGTTCGTGCGCGAGTGGGTCGGCCGTCCGGCCGCGGTGGGCGCGTTGTGCCCGAGTTCGCGGCAGCTGGCGCGCGAGATGGCCGACGCGGTGCCGGACGGTGACGGGCTGGTCGTCGAGCTCGGCGGCGGCACCGGCGCGATCACCGCGGCCTTGCTCGAACGCGGCGTCGCGCCGCGGCGGCTCGTCGTGGTCGAGCGTTCGCCGGCGTTCGTCCAGCATCTGCGGCGACGTTTTCCGGGCATCTCGATCGTGTCGGGCGACGCGCGGCAGCTCGAACGCCTGCTGCCGCCCGACGCGCGCGTCGACGCGATCGTGTCGTGCCTGCCGCTGCGCACGCTGCCGCGCCAGGACGTGACGGCGATCGTCGGCCAGTGCCATCGCGTGCTGTCGGCCGACGGCGTGATGATCCAGTTCACGTACGACCTGCGGCCGCCCGGGCGGCATCCGCTGGGCGATCCGGCATTTGTCGCCCGCGGCAGCCGGATCGTCTGGGCGAACATTCCGCCTGCGCGCATCGTGACCGTGCGCAACATTGCCGCCGAACACGCGGAATGA
- a CDS encoding alkaline phosphatase, with protein sequence MNRIKTAALLCAGAFALAGCGSDDGPTSTSPTQPPVQTAARNVIFFLGDGMGMTTLTAARIYGVGEDGALTIDTLPETAFVKTYSNDAQVTDSAPSMSAYMTGVKTNNEVISMSPDTKAIEPSASLTGNCGANNGKSATTLLEIAKAKGLATGVVTTTRVTHATPAATYAHVCHRDAENDIAAQLVPGGAGYNGALGDGVDVVLGGGTQFFVPKDGGGKRTDGRNLVNELKAKGYAFAQNRDDLLAADATKSGKLVGLFSSSHMSYDLDRGATKEPSLTDMATRALDVLQKNPNGYFLMVEGGRIDHALHDTNAKRALQDTVAFDNAIKATLDKVRKTDPDLKNTLIVVTADHDHTLVLNGYAARTGKTEAGKAGVLGVLRNYQTGAVAKDADGAPYTIIGFGNGENRVQGSRAGTALTDAVTGADDYRQEAVVRMDKGNETHGGTDVFLGAIGRGADAFHGVIENNKVFELVRNAVQL encoded by the coding sequence ATGAATCGAATCAAAACGGCGGCGCTGCTGTGCGCGGGCGCCTTTGCGCTCGCCGGATGCGGCAGCGACGACGGCCCGACCAGCACGTCGCCCACCCAGCCGCCCGTTCAGACGGCCGCGCGCAACGTGATCTTCTTCCTCGGCGACGGCATGGGGATGACGACGCTGACGGCTGCTCGCATCTACGGCGTCGGTGAAGACGGCGCGCTCACGATCGATACGCTGCCGGAAACCGCGTTCGTGAAGACCTATTCGAACGATGCGCAGGTGACGGACAGCGCGCCGTCGATGTCGGCGTACATGACCGGCGTGAAGACCAACAACGAAGTGATCTCGATGTCGCCCGACACGAAGGCGATCGAGCCGAGCGCGAGCCTGACCGGCAATTGCGGCGCGAACAACGGCAAATCGGCGACGACGCTGCTGGAGATCGCGAAGGCGAAGGGGCTGGCCACCGGCGTCGTGACGACCACGCGCGTCACGCACGCCACGCCCGCTGCGACGTATGCGCACGTGTGCCATCGCGACGCCGAGAACGACATCGCGGCGCAGCTCGTGCCGGGCGGCGCGGGCTACAACGGCGCGCTGGGCGACGGCGTCGACGTCGTGCTCGGCGGCGGCACGCAATTCTTCGTGCCGAAGGACGGCGGCGGCAAGCGCACCGACGGCCGCAACCTCGTCAACGAGCTGAAGGCGAAGGGCTATGCGTTCGCGCAGAACCGCGACGACCTGCTGGCCGCCGATGCGACGAAGAGCGGCAAGCTGGTCGGCCTGTTCTCGTCGAGCCACATGAGCTACGACCTCGATCGCGGCGCGACGAAGGAGCCGAGCCTCACCGACATGGCGACGCGCGCGCTCGACGTGCTGCAGAAGAATCCGAACGGTTATTTCCTGATGGTCGAAGGCGGCCGGATCGACCACGCGCTGCACGACACCAATGCGAAGCGCGCGCTGCAGGACACGGTCGCGTTCGACAACGCGATCAAGGCCACGCTCGACAAGGTGCGCAAGACCGATCCCGACCTGAAGAACACGCTGATCGTCGTCACGGCCGACCACGACCACACGCTGGTGCTGAACGGTTATGCGGCGCGCACCGGCAAGACCGAGGCGGGCAAGGCCGGCGTGCTGGGCGTGCTGCGCAACTACCAGACGGGCGCGGTCGCGAAGGACGCGGACGGCGCGCCGTACACGATCATCGGCTTCGGCAACGGCGAGAACCGCGTGCAGGGCAGCCGCGCGGGCACCGCGCTCACCGACGCGGTGACGGGCGCCGACGACTATCGCCAGGAGGCGGTCGTGCGAATGGACAAGGGCAACGAGACGCACGGCGGCACCGATGTGTTCCTCGGTGCGATCGGCCGCGGCGCGGATGCGTTCCACGGCGTGATCGAGAACAACAAGGTCTTCGAGCTGGTGCGCAACGCGGTGCAGCTGTGA